A genome region from Anastrepha obliqua isolate idAnaObli1 chromosome 4, idAnaObli1_1.0, whole genome shotgun sequence includes the following:
- the LOC129245324 gene encoding uncharacterized protein LOC129245324, which yields MDKNYISSPNDFQHMEGTESVEFKRTFALDGIGEDESLRLYLRKAGLSDEIEYLTPEQRRAFIYDIIKSNKMPGYWMPSTMISPSPYNLPTAKSNERSKPPPPPARTVTASPAMQRNKNSAMPIALNYATISSSSSNNSLQSLDQSSPIVPRRFQPTPPTPPSPSTFVTSIKGGRYEISGPMNFQHIAGDMTRDRTRNAFDLTMTMNDNVLRKYLLERGIKEQDLAGMRKQDIIKNIVQSRFTWMPPQLNVNGTVSHPPPNIMYATISSCKEHTPPGSPRISRPRKSMNAPPPPPPPPPPPSLPATSALAPAAATTSSIAPMSNQKQISTPPLSSASSATPTTSADSLSSLNILAARFASPSEFPSIEDIYSNKTEVEAIFSQTSTQPRQTYRQAPPPPVKPKPFVDAPPPPPSLIQAKNNKSSVIYHSNQSLDSLNEWTSEDDSDNKNIYGRTIADRAKVPPTPKLMILPTTVSNDGGSTATSVLYASSVGNRKQTPPPTPPKPALKPQLFAKVSAVPPPPPPPPSLPAPEVAAACASKTSSRAPIVISKGSGASPPPPPPPPPPSTNNAPMPPPPPPSTNNAPMPPPPPPSTTNAPMPPPPPPILNAAAKSSSGSPVALSTANDSGDARGALLDSIRKGVALKKVNQKAATISGVKPRAERKPPANDFLSELKMGITLRRVKDKNHNIYADEDPDESQA from the exons ATGGATAAAAATTACATTAGTTCTCCAAACGATTTTCAACATATGGAGGGTACTGAATCGGTTGAATTCAAACGTACTTTCGCTCTCGATGGGATCGGTGAAGATGAATCCTTGCGGTTATATTTACGCAAAGCGGGACTATCGGATGAAATTGAATATTTGACACCGGAACAGCGACGTGCCTTCATTTACGATATTATAAAGAGCAACAAGATGCCGGGATATTGGATG CCTTCAACAATGATATCGCCATCTCCTTATAATTTACCCACTGCAAAGTCAAATGAGCGTTCTAAACCACCGCCACCACCTGCGCGCACCGTCACAGCTTCACCCGCTATGCAACGAAATAAGAACTCTGCCATGCCGATAGCACTTAACTACGCCACCATTAGCAGCTCTTCGTCGAACAACAGCCTGCAAAGTTTGGACCAAAGCAGTCCCATTGTACCCCGTCGTTTCCAACCAACACCACCCACGCCGCCTTCGCCCTCGACATTTGTGACTAGCATTAAAGGTGGTCGATACGAGATAAGCGGCCCAATGAACTTTCAGCACATAGCTGGAGATATGACGCGTGATCGGACGCGCAACGCATTCGATCTTACCATGACCATGAATGATAACGTACTGAGGAAGTATCTGTTGGAACGCGGTATTAAGGAGCAAGACTTGGCTGGCATGCGCAAGCAGGATATCATAAAAAACATCGTACAATCGAGGTTCACATGGATG CCACCTCAGCTCAATGTTAATGGTACTGTTAGTCATCCTCCACCCAATATAATGTATGCCACTATTTCTTCATGCAAAGAACATACACCACCCGGTTCGCCAAGGATTTCACGCCCCCGAAAATCAATGAATGcaccaccgccaccaccaccaccaccacctccGCCGTCACTACCAGCAACGTCAGCGTTAGccccagcagcagcaacaacttcGAGTATAGCACCAATGTCTAATCAAAAACAGATATCAACACCTCCTCTATCGTCAGCTTCAAGTGCTACTCCAACAACTTCAGCAGATTCTCTGTCGAGTTTAAACATTTTGGCTGCGCGTTTCGCAAGCCCTTCAGAGTTTCCCTCTATCGAAGATATTTACAGCAACAAGACTGAGGTGGAAGCCATATTTTCACAGACATCTACTCAGCCCAGACAGACTTATAGACAAGCGCCCCCACCACCCGTTAAGCCGAAACCCTTCGTTGACGCGCCTCCACCACCACCATCTCTTATCCAggctaaaaacaataaatcttCAGTGATTTACCATTCCAATCAGAGTTTGGATAGCCTCAACGAGTGGACGAGCGAAGATGATAGTgacaataaaaacatatatgGCAGAACGATTGCCGATCGAGCTAAAGTGCCACCGACACCCAAGCTAATGATACTACCAACTACCGTCAGCAATGATGGTGGTAGTACAGCTACCTCGGTATTATATGCTAGCAGTGTTGGCAATAGAAAGCAAACTCCGCCACCAACACCTCCAAAGCCTGCGCTAAAACCACAATTATTTGCGAAGGTTTCAGCAGTGCCACCACCGCCTCCCCCTCCTCCATCTCTTCCCGCACCAGAAGTTGCAGCGGCGTGTGCATCTAAAACCTCATCTCGTGCGCCAATTGTTATCAGCAAGGGGAGTGGCGCATCGCCACCACCACCGCCTCCACCACCGCCACCTTCTACTAATAACGCGCCtatgccaccaccaccaccaccttcTACTAATAACGCGCCtatgccaccaccaccaccaccttcTACTACTAACGCGCCtatgccaccaccaccaccacccataTTAAATGCAGCAGCTAAAAGTAGCAGTGGCTCACCTGTAGCTCTATCTACAGCTAATGATAGTGGGGACGCGCGTGGCGCTTTGCTAGATAGCATTCGAAAGGGCGTCGCCTTGAAG AAAGTCAACCAGAAAGCTGCCACAATCAGTGGCGTCAAACCACGCGCCGAACGCAAACCACCAGCTAACGACTTTCTTTCCGAATTGAAAATGGGTATTACATTGCGACGGGTAAAGGATAAGAATCACAATATTTATGCAGATGAAGATCCAGATGAATCGCAAGCTTAA